The Coffea arabica cultivar ET-39 chromosome 1e, Coffea Arabica ET-39 HiFi, whole genome shotgun sequence genome has a window encoding:
- the LOC113707657 gene encoding receptor-like serine/threonine-protein kinase NCRK isoform X2 — protein sequence MCLCASDGLPKVATGNNYTSCFSVCKCSSGAWIEEQSSKKRITSKVLIIILLICITLTTLAFVASLLCYIYRKDKWHTHRSLFSSDKQSSDKQTSCNSATSLISQGASYFPTYGGLFSTRVKSTAGCFPKPSLLSRNKSGALQGTITEFSYSELESATNKFSDSNLIGVGGSSHVYHGHLKDGKVVAIKRMKTLVGSDAESIFLTEIELIARLHHCHVVPLLGYCSERQGKHAERLLVFEYMSNGNLRECLDGASGNCLDWGTRVTIALGAARGLEYLHEAAAPRILHRDVKSTNVLLDENWRAKITDLGMAKQLHSDGIPSCPSSPAKMQGTFGYFAPEYAIVGRASLKSDVFSFGVVLLELISGRQPIQKSDSKGEESLVIWATPQLLDSRRVTSELPDPRLKGTFNEEEMQIMAYLAKECLLLDPDSRPTMSEVVQILSTIAPEKCKRKNMSVQLFQSSFSGVKGSGSINKQTFDPVENEEIKHIMLDKNLGGESFAVDISSKPCLEEYEKVADPVSVEYIEKLILLSSGARSWHSQEDEAVDLTEPRYESFCMSNVNVQ from the exons ATGTGTCTATGTGCGTCAGATGGTCTGCCTAAAGTGGCTACTGGAAACAATTACACCAGCTGTTTTTCTGTATGCAAGTGCAGTTCTG GGGCTTGGATTGAAGAGCAGTCTTCGAAGAAGCGGATCACCAGCAAAGTTCTCATAATTATTCTCTTAATATGCATTACACTGACAACTCTAGCTTTTGTAGCTTCATTATTGTGCTACATCTATCGAAAGGATAAATGGCATACCCATCGATCATTATTCTCATCAGATAAACAATCATCAGATAAACAAACAAGTTGTAACAGTGCTACCAGCTTAATCAGCCAAGGGGCTTCTTACTTTCCAACATACGGAGGCTTATTTAGTACCCGGGTTAAATCTACAGCAg GATGCTTTCCTAAGCCGTCATTGCTATCGAGAAACAAGTCTGGGGCATTGCAAGGAACGATCACAGAGTTCTCCTATTCTGAATTGGAAAGTGCAACAAACAAGTTTTCTGATTCTAATTTGATTGGAGTCGGAGGAAGCAGCCATGTATACCATGGCCATCTCAAGGATGGTAAAGTTGTGGCAATAAAGCGAATGAAAACTCTTGTGGGATCTGATGCAGAATCCATATTCCTCACAGAG ATAGAACTGATAGCAAGACTGCATCATTGTCATGTGGTCCCTTTGCTTGGCTACTGCTCAGAACGCCAAGGAAAACATGCAGAAAGGCTGCTTGTGTTTGAGTATATGTCCAATGGTAACCTGAGAGAGTGTCTGGATGGGGCTTCAGGAAATTGTTTGGATTGGGGTACTCGTGTCACAATTGCACTTGGAGCTGCAAGGGGCTTGGAGTATCTTCATGAAGCAGCTGCACCAAGAATATTGCACAGAGATGTCAAATCCACAAATGTACTCTTGGACGAGAATTGGAGAGCAAAG ATCACCGATCTTGGTATGGCAAAGCAGCTTCACAGTGATGGAATTCCCAGCTGTCCCAGCTCGCCAGCAAAAATGCAGGGTACTTTTGGCTACTTTGCTCCAGAGTATGCAATTGTTGGAAGAGCTTCTCTTAAGTCAGACGTTTTCAGTTTTGGGGTGGTTCTACTTGAATTGATTAGTGGACGACAGCCCATCCAGAAATCTGATAGTAAAGGGGAAGAGAGCCTTGTGATATGG GCGACACCTCAATTGCTAGACAGTAGGCGGGTGACCTCAGAGTTGCCAGACCCACGTTTGAAAGGGACCTTCAATGAAGAAGAGATGCAGATTATGGCTTATTTAGCCAAGGAGTGCCTGTTATTGGATCCTGATTCTCGACCAACCATGAGTGAAGTGGTCCAAATTCTTTCTACTATTGCACCAGAGAAATGTAAGAGAAAGAACATGTCTGTACAATTATTTCAG AGCTCATTTAGTGGTGTCAAGGGAAGTGGATCCATAAACAAACAAACTTTTGATCCTGTTGAGAACGAGGAGATAAAGCACATAATGTTGGATAAAAATCTAGGTGGAGAGTCATTTGCTGTAGACATCAGCTCTAAACCATGTCTTGAAGAGTATGAGAAAGTAGCAGATCCTGTTTCTGTTGAGTACATAGAGAAATTGATTCTTCTATCATCAGGTGCTAGAAGTTGGCATTCGCAAGAGGATGAAGCAGTGGACTTAACTGAACCCCGTTATGAATCATTCTGTATGTCAAATGTCAATGTCCAGTAA